From Verrucomicrobiia bacterium, the proteins below share one genomic window:
- a CDS encoding Ig-like domain-containing protein — MKSKLHKLWALHGSHLFFGFFFAGALGASAQIATNFSMPVVTIWATDPLASWAGKTGTFTAVRAGPTNATLNIYYSIVGTATNGVDYTQIGNWVTIPAGERTNSIAIDPINNGQSATETVKLHLTASPLMIPINYIIGEPDTAVVYITPTFMTNIPPTVAITTPPGGATFAAPANIPVCAYAFDPDGYVATVEFFAGTTSLGIRTNNPASASPVNPFCLLWSNVPPGNYSLTAVATDNGGASTTSDPVNVSVKTVPPPTNVPPIVSLISPQNGATFFTPVDIRLFAKAADPDGSVSNVEFFAGTTDLGPGMPLVLDPPGVDGYDGLVYVLVWSNVPPSNYTLTAVATDNGGASTTSAGVNISVQTGPPPPPPTNYPPLVRISSPPNGAVFRTPADVPIFAYAKDSDGSVASVEFFAGTNDLGAGQTICLTASTPMLYCPSNVFFLVWSNPPVGLYPLTAVATDNGGAMSTSPPVNITILPSPPPPTNRPPIVSIAATDPLAIEGTNCWPWVGLTNPAPTWGNWATAISFRRFFTNCGPKDATFTVRRFGDTNDDLVVSYDIGGSATNGVDYVPLAGSVTIPAGERRAQITVVPLDDGPPDITSTVVLKLAPGTNYLMGFPTVAGAVILDSGSPRPITGMLPGDCFSLSAGGPDGAWFHIEYSTDLLRWTPICTNQVVDGLINFVDPDAGADSARFYRAVPESGPPSE; from the coding sequence ATGAAATCGAAACTGCATAAACTCTGGGCCTTGCACGGCAGCCATCTTTTTTTTGGGTTTTTTTTCGCAGGAGCGTTAGGCGCGTCGGCCCAAATAGCCACCAACTTTTCAATGCCCGTGGTCACGATCTGGGCAACGGATCCTTTGGCCTCGTGGGCGGGCAAGACCGGCACGTTCACCGCGGTGCGAGCGGGTCCAACCAACGCGACTTTGAATATCTACTACAGCATTGTGGGGACGGCGACGAATGGCGTGGACTATACCCAAATCGGGAACTGGGTGACCATACCCGCAGGAGAACGAACTAATTCGATAGCGATTGACCCGATTAATAACGGCCAAAGCGCCACGGAAACGGTGAAGTTGCACCTGACGGCCTCGCCGTTGATGATACCGATTAACTATATCATCGGAGAGCCGGATACAGCGGTGGTCTATATCACACCCACGTTCATGACCAATATTCCGCCGACGGTTGCCATCACCACACCGCCTGGCGGGGCGACCTTTGCCGCCCCGGCCAATATCCCGGTCTGCGCCTATGCGTTTGATCCGGATGGTTACGTTGCGACCGTCGAGTTCTTCGCCGGAACAACCAGCCTGGGGATTCGGACCAATAACCCGGCAAGCGCCAGCCCGGTGAACCCGTTCTGCCTGCTGTGGAGCAATGTCCCTCCCGGCAACTATAGTCTCACAGCCGTGGCAACGGATAATGGCGGCGCATCGACCACATCCGACCCGGTAAATGTCAGTGTCAAAACCGTTCCGCCGCCCACCAATGTTCCGCCTATCGTTAGCCTGATTTCTCCACAAAACGGCGCCACATTTTTTACTCCGGTTGATATTCGATTATTTGCCAAAGCAGCCGACCCGGACGGGTCTGTAAGCAATGTGGAGTTCTTTGCAGGAACTACCGATCTGGGGCCCGGCATGCCGTTAGTTCTGGACCCCCCGGGTGTGGATGGATACGACGGGCTGGTCTATGTCCTGGTTTGGTCTAATGTCCCGCCAAGCAATTACACACTCACGGCCGTGGCAACCGACAATGGGGGGGCATCAACCACCTCTGCGGGGGTCAACATCTCGGTGCAGACCGGGCCGCCCCCGCCGCCCCCGACCAATTACCCGCCCTTGGTGCGCATCAGCAGCCCGCCCAATGGCGCGGTATTTAGGACGCCGGCAGATGTCCCGATCTTTGCCTACGCAAAGGACTCGGACGGCTCGGTGGCGTCGGTGGAGTTCTTTGCGGGCACTAACGACCTCGGTGCGGGCCAGACCATCTGCCTTACGGCGAGCACACCCATGCTCTATTGCCCATCCAACGTGTTTTTCCTGGTCTGGTCCAACCCGCCAGTTGGACTGTACCCGCTGACGGCAGTGGCCACTGATAACGGGGGAGCCATGTCCACCTCTCCGCCGGTCAATATCACTATTCTTCCATCGCCGCCGCCGCCGACCAATCGTCCGCCAATCGTGAGCATCGCGGCCACCGACCCGCTGGCGATTGAAGGGACCAATTGTTGGCCCTGGGTTGGGTTGACCAACCCGGCGCCCACGTGGGGTAACTGGGCGACGGCCATCTCGTTCCGCCGGTTCTTTACCAATTGCGGGCCAAAGGATGCCACGTTTACGGTGCGCCGGTTCGGTGATACCAATGACGATTTAGTCGTCAGTTATGATATCGGCGGCAGCGCCACCAACGGCGTGGATTATGTGCCGCTCGCCGGTTCGGTGACCATCCCGGCGGGCGAAAGGCGCGCTCAAATTACCGTGGTGCCCCTGGATGACGGCCCGCCGGATATCACCAGCACGGTGGTGCTCAAGCTCGCGCCCGGCACCAATTATCTGATGGGCTTCCCGACTGTGGCCGGAGCGGTCATTCTGGATAGCGGCTCCCCGCGCCCAATCACCGGGATGTTGCCTGGGGATTGTTTCAGTCTGAGCGCCGGAGGCCCGGATGGCGCCTGGTTCCATATCGAGTATTCGACGGACTTGTTGCGCTGGACACCGATCTGCACCAATCAGGTGGTGGATGGTTTGATCAATTTTGTCGATCCGGACGCCGGCGCCGACTCCGCCCGTTTTTACCGGGCAGTGCCTGAGAGCGGGCCGCCGTCGGAGTAG
- a CDS encoding DUF1080 domain-containing protein, protein MKATLFFSLAAVAVSWLVVPQAAIGADLVYAKDGSGVYGYKDTPKLPWCQWLVHDPDRPNPKRVDPGQAGPPAPMPSDAVMLFDGQDVSRWEPLGDWKVADGCLISGNSHFATRESFGNIQLHIEWMAPAGFEGPWYNRGNNGVMLMGLYEIQIFDSYNEKIYPDGACAAIYGQTPPLVNATRPPGQWQTYDIVFLSPKFDGQRLLSPARVTVFHNGILVQLNEEIHGETGHRILPEYKHKISEGPLAFGGHGCPVRFRNVWLRRL, encoded by the coding sequence ATGAAAGCGACTCTCTTTTTCTCATTGGCAGCCGTCGCGGTGAGTTGGTTGGTTGTCCCGCAGGCAGCAATTGGGGCCGACTTGGTTTATGCGAAAGATGGCTCGGGTGTTTACGGCTATAAAGACACCCCCAAACTTCCCTGGTGCCAATGGCTGGTCCACGACCCGGACCGGCCCAATCCCAAGCGCGTGGACCCGGGTCAGGCTGGGCCACCCGCGCCAATGCCTTCGGATGCCGTCATGCTCTTTGACGGCCAGGATGTTTCGCGTTGGGAACCGCTCGGGGATTGGAAGGTGGCCGATGGCTGCCTGATCTCAGGCAACAGCCACTTTGCGACGAGGGAAAGCTTCGGCAACATTCAGCTTCACATCGAATGGATGGCGCCCGCCGGCTTTGAAGGCCCCTGGTATAACCGCGGCAATAACGGCGTCATGCTCATGGGCCTCTATGAAATCCAAATCTTCGATTCCTATAATGAGAAAATCTATCCCGATGGCGCCTGCGCCGCCATCTACGGCCAAACACCGCCCCTGGTGAATGCCACGCGTCCGCCGGGACAGTGGCAAACCTATGACATCGTGTTTCTGTCGCCGAAGTTCGATGGCCAGAGACTCCTTTCTCCCGCCCGCGTGACGGTTTTCCATAACGGCATCCTGGTGCAACTCAACGAGGAGATTCATGGCGAGACCGGCCACCGCATCCTGCCCGAATATAAACACAAAATCAGCGAAGGCCCTCTGGCCTTTGGCGGGCACGGATGCCCGGTGCGATTCCGCAATGTCTGGCTGCGGCGGCTCTGA
- a CDS encoding ATPase, T2SS/T4P/T4SS family, with amino-acid sequence MSYTIQYLQSDEAAQGIEVSTLVNCLVQDAIRLSASDLHIEPWENSIAVRARVNGVLTEIAHLPLELLDKISTRFKVMANLVTYQVGMPQDGTALGGPELEGVQLRVSIFPTTRGEKIVARLFDPRDRRFDLGSLDFEESTLQGLLRVLKRTSGLLLFTGPTGSGKTSTMYSALCYIIQRDGASVSINTVEDPVEFNLAMVSQTQINSSQGFTYAMALRSIMRQDPQVIMVGEIRDAETAAIAVQAGLTGHLVISTIHSGVSAGAFTRLINMEIEPFMLASSVLAVMGLRLVRRNCPNCLQAYEPTPSQLKVAPQELVAEAQFRQGAGCEQCNNTGFAGRMPVSELLLANEPFREAILKKMPTSALEEIAVQQGMRTLWQNGLRRALSGQTTLEEIIRVVAADLM; translated from the coding sequence ATGAGCTACACGATTCAATATCTGCAATCGGACGAAGCGGCCCAGGGAATCGAGGTCAGCACGCTGGTCAATTGCCTGGTCCAGGATGCGATTCGGCTCAGCGCCAGTGATCTGCACATTGAACCATGGGAGAACTCGATTGCCGTTCGGGCCCGAGTCAACGGAGTGCTGACTGAGATCGCCCATCTGCCACTCGAGTTGCTCGATAAAATCTCGACCCGTTTCAAGGTCATGGCCAACCTGGTGACCTATCAGGTGGGCATGCCTCAGGACGGGACCGCCCTGGGCGGCCCGGAACTGGAGGGGGTGCAGTTGCGTGTCTCTATTTTCCCGACGACCCGTGGAGAGAAGATCGTTGCGCGCCTGTTCGACCCGCGCGACCGGCGGTTTGATTTGGGGTCATTGGATTTCGAAGAATCGACGCTTCAAGGGCTGCTGCGGGTGCTCAAACGCACCAGCGGCCTGCTCCTGTTTACCGGCCCAACCGGTTCAGGCAAGACCAGCACGATGTACTCGGCTTTGTGCTATATCATCCAGCGGGACGGCGCAAGCGTCAGCATCAACACCGTCGAAGACCCGGTCGAATTCAACCTCGCGATGGTGAGCCAGACCCAAATCAACTCCAGCCAGGGATTTACTTATGCGATGGCGTTACGGAGTATCATGCGGCAGGACCCACAGGTCATCATGGTCGGGGAAATTCGTGATGCCGAAACAGCGGCTATTGCGGTGCAGGCCGGTTTGACAGGGCACCTGGTCATTAGCACGATCCATTCGGGAGTCTCGGCAGGTGCTTTTACACGCCTGATCAACATGGAAATCGAGCCGTTCATGCTCGCCTCCAGCGTGCTGGCCGTGATGGGCCTGCGCCTGGTCCGGCGCAACTGTCCAAATTGCCTCCAGGCCTACGAGCCCACGCCAAGCCAGCTTAAAGTGGCTCCGCAGGAACTCGTCGCAGAGGCCCAGTTCCGCCAGGGGGCAGGATGCGAGCAATGCAACAACACCGGCTTCGCCGGGCGCATGCCCGTCAGCGAGTTGTTGCTGGCCAACGAACCTTTCCGAGAAGCCATCCTCAAAAAAATGCCCACCTCCGCTCTTGAAGAAATCGCTGTCCAACAGGGCATGCGCACCCTCTGGCAGAATGGCCTGCGCCGCGCCCTCAGCGGCCAGACCACACTCGAGGAAATCATCCGGGTCGTGGCCGCTGATTTAATGTGA
- the lepB gene encoding signal peptidase I translates to MAALAGIAAGHTVIASVSGSVSVVDGTSMEPTYEPGARIYTAPISGPLLRGDIVLVDDGNKEYAVKRIVGLPGETLEIWRGYVFINRKMLIEGYLPKYTFTFPDERNQRSVFKLRPGEYFVLGDNRPSSADSREYGPIKRESIKSRVPLPETTLRATFGDFALPAPGKRTIRAL, encoded by the coding sequence TTGGCCGCGTTGGCAGGGATCGCCGCCGGTCATACCGTCATTGCGTCGGTTTCGGGGTCCGTTTCAGTCGTAGATGGCACCAGCATGGAGCCCACCTACGAGCCTGGCGCACGCATCTATACTGCACCCATCTCTGGCCCACTCCTTCGCGGCGACATCGTCCTGGTGGATGATGGCAACAAGGAATACGCTGTTAAGCGGATAGTCGGTTTGCCGGGAGAGACCTTGGAGATTTGGCGGGGGTATGTTTTCATTAATCGCAAGATGCTGATTGAAGGATACTTGCCAAAATATACATTCACCTTCCCTGACGAACGGAACCAAAGGTCTGTCTTTAAACTACGCCCAGGAGAGTACTTCGTTTTGGGTGATAACCGGCCATCGAGCGCTGATAGCCGGGAATACGGCCCTATCAAACGTGAGAGCATCAAAAGCCGGGTGCCACTGCCCGAAACCACTCTGAGGGCGACTTTTGGCGATTTCGCGCTGCCAGCCCCCGGCAAACGGACAATCCGTGCCCTTTAG
- a CDS encoding FHA domain-containing protein: MASLCLLGEDGIMASHWDLGEGSLAVGRDASADVTINDAALSRRHFVISREGPDYVLKDLNSKNGTWVDGRRSTQTTKLRHHDCISAGRTLFMFDEQRRNG, from the coding sequence ATGGCAAGCCTGTGTTTGCTTGGCGAGGACGGGATTATGGCCAGCCACTGGGACCTTGGCGAGGGGTCATTGGCTGTGGGCCGTGATGCATCAGCCGATGTGACCATCAACGACGCGGCGCTCTCGAGGCGTCACTTTGTTATTTCGCGAGAAGGGCCGGATTACGTTCTTAAAGACCTGAACTCAAAGAATGGGACTTGGGTCGATGGCCGGCGCAGCACCCAGACCACTAAATTGCGCCACCACGACTGCATATCGGCGGGTCGAACTCTGTTTATGTTTGACGAGCAGCGAAGAAATGGCTAA
- a CDS encoding PA0069 family radical SAM protein, translating to MNENREVITKSSSPRGRGALSNPPNRFETLRLERDEDWNPEEEPSPKTQFLRDLSQTIITYNDSPDIPFKASINSFRGCEHGCSYCYARPTHEYLGFSAGLDFERKIMVKENAPELLRKELSSPKWKPQELAMSGVTDCYQPIERKLQITRRCLAVLAEFRNPVSIITKNALVTRDLDLLKELTAHRAVHVNISITTLDSELAHKLEPRAASPRQRLEAMATLAKAGVPAGVLVAPVIPAINDHEIPSVLAAAKAAGASWAYTEVLRLPLTVAPIFQEWLERNFPDRKDKVLGRIRAIRGGKLNDPRFGSRMRGEGIFADQISRMFHVARRKVGLPEEGPELSTVAFRRPGGPQLALNL from the coding sequence ATGAATGAGAATCGAGAGGTGATCACCAAATCTTCATCGCCGCGCGGTCGGGGAGCGCTCAGCAACCCACCAAACCGCTTTGAAACACTTCGACTCGAGCGCGATGAAGACTGGAATCCCGAGGAGGAGCCCTCCCCGAAGACACAATTTCTGCGGGACCTGTCGCAAACGATTATCACTTACAACGACAGTCCCGATATTCCGTTCAAGGCCAGCATTAATAGCTTCAGGGGATGTGAACACGGATGCTCCTATTGCTATGCACGGCCCACGCACGAGTACCTGGGCTTCTCAGCCGGCCTGGATTTCGAGCGCAAGATCATGGTCAAAGAGAATGCGCCCGAACTGCTGCGCAAAGAGCTCTCTTCACCCAAGTGGAAACCACAGGAGCTGGCAATGAGCGGCGTTACGGACTGTTACCAGCCGATCGAACGCAAGCTTCAAATCACCCGGCGCTGTCTGGCGGTGTTGGCCGAATTTCGCAACCCGGTTTCTATCATCACCAAGAATGCCCTGGTCACCCGCGACCTGGACCTTTTGAAAGAGTTGACGGCGCACCGAGCCGTGCATGTGAACATCTCCATTACGACGCTGGATTCGGAGTTGGCGCACAAACTGGAACCCCGGGCCGCCTCACCGAGGCAGCGCCTGGAAGCCATGGCAACCCTGGCCAAGGCCGGGGTGCCGGCGGGCGTATTGGTGGCGCCGGTGATCCCGGCGATCAACGACCATGAAATTCCATCGGTCCTGGCCGCGGCCAAAGCAGCGGGAGCCAGTTGGGCCTACACCGAAGTCCTGCGCTTGCCGCTGACGGTAGCGCCGATATTCCAGGAGTGGCTCGAGCGGAATTTTCCAGATCGGAAAGACAAAGTTCTGGGCCGCATCCGCGCGATCCGCGGCGGCAAGCTCAATGACCCCCGCTTCGGTTCCAGGATGCGAGGAGAGGGGATTTTCGCCGATCAGATCTCGCGAATGTTCCATGTCGCACGTCGCAAGGTTGGCTTGCCAGAGGAGGGGCCTGAATTGTCCACAGTGGCGTTCCGCCGGCCAGGAGGGCCACAGTTGGCCCTTAATCTCTGA